The Pan troglodytes isolate AG18354 chromosome 1, NHGRI_mPanTro3-v2.0_pri, whole genome shotgun sequence genome includes a region encoding these proteins:
- the PRPF38B gene encoding pre-mRNA-splicing factor 38B isoform X2, with protein MGLITHTDSPYIRALGFMYIRYTQPPTDLWDWFESFLDDEEDLDVKAGGGCVMTIGEMLRSFLTKLEWFSTLFPRIPVPVQKNIDQQIKTRPRKIKKDGKEGAEEIDRHVERRRSRSPRRSLSPRRSPRRSRSRSHHREGHGSSSFDRELEREKERQRLEREAKEREKERRRSRSIDRGLERRRSRSRERHRSRSRSRDRKGDRRDRDREREKENERGRRRDRDYDKERGNEREKERERSRERSKEQRSRGEVEEKKHKEDKDDRRHRDDKRDSKKEKKHSRSRSRERKHRSRSRSRNAGKRSRSRSKEKSSKHKNESKEKSNKRSRSGSQGRTDSVEKSKKREHSPSKEKSRKRSRSKERSHKRDHSDSKDQSDKHDRRRSQSIEQESQEKQHKNKDETV; from the exons gACCTAGATGTGAAGGCTGGTGGAGGCTGTGTAATGACCATTGGAGAAATGCTACGATCTTTTCTCACAAAACTGGAGTGGTTTTCTACCTTGTTTCCAAGAATTCCAGTTCCAGTTCAAAAGAATATTGATCAACAGATTAAAACCCGACctagaaaaatcaagaaagatgGGAAGGAAGGTGCTGAGGAAATAGACAGACATGTTGAACGCAGACGTTCAAG GTCTCCAAGGAGATCTCTGAGTCCACGGAGGTCCCCAAGAAGGTCAAGAAGTAGAAGTCATCATCGGGAGGGCCATGGGTCTTCTAGTTTTGACAGAGaattagaaagagagaaagaacgcCAGCGACTAGAGCGTGAAgccaaagaaagggagaaagaacgGCGAAGATCCCGAAGTATTGACCGGGGGTTAGAACGCAGGCGCAGCAGAAGTAGGGAAAGGCATAGAAGTCGCAGTCGAAGTCGTGATAGGAAAGGGGATAGAAGGGACAGGGAtcgagaaagagagaaagaaaatgagagaggtaGAAGACGAGATCGTGACTATGATAAGGAAAGAGGAAATGAacgagaaaaagagagagagcgatCAAGAGAAAGGTCCAAGGAACAGAGAAGTAGGGGAGAGGTAGAAGAGAAGAAACATAAAGAAGACAAAGATGATAGGCGGCACAGAGATGACAAAAGAGAttccaagaaagagaaaaaacacagtagaagcagaagcagagaaaggaaaCACAGAAGTAGGAGTCGAAGTAGAAATGCAGGGAAACGAAGTAGAAGTAGAAGCAAAGAGAAATCaagtaaacataaaaatgaaagtaaagaaaaatcaaataaacgaAGTCGAAGTGGCAGTCAAGGAAGAACTGACAGTGTTGAAAAATCAAAAAAACGGGAACATAGTCCCAGCAAAGAAAAATCTAGAAAGCGTAGTAGAAGCAAAGAACGTTCCCACAAACGAGATCACAGTGATAGTAAGGACCAGTCAGACAAACATGATCGTCGAAGGAGCCAAAGTATAGAACAAGAGAGCCAAGAAAAACAGCATAAAAACAAAGATGAGActgtgtga
- the PRPF38B gene encoding pre-mRNA-splicing factor 38B isoform X3 gives MSTRDLDVKAGGGCVMTIGEMLRSFLTKLEWFSTLFPRIPVPVQKNIDQQIKTRPRKIKKDGKEGAEEIDRHVERRRSRSPRRSLSPRRSPRRSRSRSHHREGHGSSSFDRELEREKERQRLEREAKEREKERRRSRSIDRGLERRRSRSRERHRSRSRSRDRKGDRRDRDREREKENERGRRRDRDYDKERGNEREKERERSRERSKEQRSRGEVEEKKHKEDKDDRRHRDDKRDSKKEKKHSRSRSRERKHRSRSRSRNAGKRSRSRSKEKSSKHKNESKEKSNKRSRSGSQGRTDSVEKSKKREHSPSKEKSRKRSRSKERSHKRDHSDSKDQSDKHDRRRSQSIEQESQEKQHKNKDETV, from the exons gACCTAGATGTGAAGGCTGGTGGAGGCTGTGTAATGACCATTGGAGAAATGCTACGATCTTTTCTCACAAAACTGGAGTGGTTTTCTACCTTGTTTCCAAGAATTCCAGTTCCAGTTCAAAAGAATATTGATCAACAGATTAAAACCCGACctagaaaaatcaagaaagatgGGAAGGAAGGTGCTGAGGAAATAGACAGACATGTTGAACGCAGACGTTCAAG GTCTCCAAGGAGATCTCTGAGTCCACGGAGGTCCCCAAGAAGGTCAAGAAGTAGAAGTCATCATCGGGAGGGCCATGGGTCTTCTAGTTTTGACAGAGaattagaaagagagaaagaacgcCAGCGACTAGAGCGTGAAgccaaagaaagggagaaagaacgGCGAAGATCCCGAAGTATTGACCGGGGGTTAGAACGCAGGCGCAGCAGAAGTAGGGAAAGGCATAGAAGTCGCAGTCGAAGTCGTGATAGGAAAGGGGATAGAAGGGACAGGGAtcgagaaagagagaaagaaaatgagagaggtaGAAGACGAGATCGTGACTATGATAAGGAAAGAGGAAATGAacgagaaaaagagagagagcgatCAAGAGAAAGGTCCAAGGAACAGAGAAGTAGGGGAGAGGTAGAAGAGAAGAAACATAAAGAAGACAAAGATGATAGGCGGCACAGAGATGACAAAAGAGAttccaagaaagagaaaaaacacagtagaagcagaagcagagaaaggaaaCACAGAAGTAGGAGTCGAAGTAGAAATGCAGGGAAACGAAGTAGAAGTAGAAGCAAAGAGAAATCaagtaaacataaaaatgaaagtaaagaaaaatcaaataaacgaAGTCGAAGTGGCAGTCAAGGAAGAACTGACAGTGTTGAAAAATCAAAAAAACGGGAACATAGTCCCAGCAAAGAAAAATCTAGAAAGCGTAGTAGAAGCAAAGAACGTTCCCACAAACGAGATCACAGTGATAGTAAGGACCAGTCAGACAAACATGATCGTCGAAGGAGCCAAAGTATAGAACAAGAGAGCCAAGAAAAACAGCATAAAAACAAAGATGAGActgtgtga